In a genomic window of Leisingera caerulea DSM 24564:
- a CDS encoding calcium-binding protein has translation MLWLASVLGLVAVGSAVFADTGTEEDDSEARHEPEGDVDGLDDGFVEPGGGPVTGTDSGDVLVGSEAADSLSGGAGDDQIGGYAGDDWIGGGTGSDSLYGQDGDDSLFGGDGQDVLHGAEGSDWLEGGAADDSLYGHFGSDSLRAGSGADLLHGGQGQDWLEGGTDEDTLHGNDGNDSLTGGAGEDALFGGYGNDVVSGAGDGTNQDFVNGGDGDDTLIAGGGDALTGGAGADQFTVGSWTGSAEAVQLMDYDAGEDQLVVVWEFEDGEEPTVEVRQNPDAAAEMLILVNGQSALRVSGAEGLTADDLVLIDPESASVSGLLPQ, from the coding sequence ATGTTGTGGTTAGCAAGTGTTCTGGGACTTGTAGCAGTTGGCAGCGCGGTTTTTGCCGACACCGGTACGGAGGAAGATGACTCCGAAGCGCGGCATGAGCCGGAGGGGGACGTGGATGGTCTCGACGACGGCTTTGTCGAGCCGGGCGGCGGGCCCGTGACCGGCACGGACAGCGGCGACGTTCTGGTTGGCAGCGAAGCGGCAGACAGCTTGTCAGGCGGTGCCGGGGACGACCAGATCGGCGGATACGCCGGGGACGATTGGATTGGAGGCGGTACTGGCAGCGACTCTCTTTACGGGCAAGACGGTGATGACAGCCTGTTTGGCGGAGACGGCCAGGATGTGCTGCATGGCGCGGAAGGCAGCGACTGGCTGGAAGGCGGTGCCGCCGATGACAGCCTGTACGGGCATTTCGGAAGCGACAGCCTGCGGGCCGGCAGCGGTGCGGACCTTCTGCATGGCGGCCAGGGCCAGGATTGGCTGGAAGGCGGCACGGACGAGGATACGCTGCACGGGAACGATGGTAATGACAGCCTGACCGGCGGCGCCGGGGAGGACGCGCTGTTCGGTGGTTACGGCAACGATGTGGTGTCCGGTGCAGGTGACGGGACCAATCAGGACTTCGTGAACGGCGGTGACGGGGATGACACGCTGATTGCAGGTGGAGGCGATGCGCTGACAGGTGGCGCCGGCGCGGATCAATTCACAGTTGGAAGCTGGACAGGCAGTGCCGAGGCGGTGCAGCTGATGGACTATGATGCGGGCGAGGACCAGCTGGTAGTTGTCTGGGAGTTCGAAGACGGGGAGGAGCCCACGGTGGAGGTGCGGCAGAACCCGGATGCTGCGGCCGAGATGCTGATTCTGGTGAATGGCCAGAGTGCATTACGAGTTTCGGGTGCCGAGGGGCTGACCGCCGATGATCTGGTGCTGATTGACCCGGAGTCGGCGTCGGTCTCCGGGCTGCTGCCGCAATAG